In the Polyangiaceae bacterium genome, one interval contains:
- a CDS encoding Uma2 family endonuclease: MSDSSAWVDVRYRVQPSADAWILPEVPVPESGEHNQSSRHLVALLEAWVARTGLDALVGNNLALRWVEWNPRIGIDPDVALIVPAPPKDEPLPSLCTWKPGHVVPRLAIEVVSKHHPYKDYRDLHERYGASGVGELWVLDPEGHGPKSLGGPVPIQQWVRRDRIFERVHFGAGPIYSEAIGAWLWADPIRITDDGEGHRAWLTAEETERAAKEAERADKEAALAEKEAALVEKEAALAERDAAEARIAELERRLAEDR, from the coding sequence ATGAGTGACTCTTCGGCATGGGTAGACGTGCGCTACCGAGTGCAACCCAGCGCCGACGCGTGGATCTTGCCGGAGGTCCCCGTGCCCGAGTCTGGCGAACACAATCAGTCTTCACGTCATCTGGTTGCGCTGCTGGAAGCTTGGGTGGCGCGCACGGGGCTCGATGCCCTCGTGGGAAACAACCTGGCGTTGCGCTGGGTGGAGTGGAATCCACGCATCGGTATCGATCCGGACGTAGCGCTGATCGTCCCGGCACCTCCGAAGGACGAACCGCTGCCCAGCCTGTGCACTTGGAAACCGGGGCATGTCGTGCCGCGACTGGCGATCGAGGTCGTGAGCAAGCACCATCCTTACAAAGACTACCGCGACCTCCACGAGCGCTACGGCGCGAGCGGGGTGGGGGAGCTCTGGGTGCTCGATCCCGAGGGGCATGGTCCGAAGTCCCTGGGGGGACCGGTCCCGATTCAGCAGTGGGTGAGGCGCGATCGCATCTTCGAGCGCGTGCACTTCGGCGCTGGCCCGATCTACTCGGAGGCAATCGGCGCATGGCTTTGGGCCGATCCGATCCGCATCACCGACGATGGTGAGGGCCACCGCGCTTGGCTCACGGCGGAGGAGACCGAGCGCGCCGCGAAGGAAGCCGAGCGCGCCGACAAGGAAGCGGCGCTGGCCGAGAAGGAAGCAGCGTTGGTCGAGAAAGAAGCAGCGCTGGCGGAGCGGGACGCCGCGGAGGCGAGGATCGCCGAGCTGGAGCGGCGTCTCGCGGAGGATCGCTGA
- a CDS encoding flotillin family protein: MVFRDDRTAMRARMEELEQELAEARAALAKRESPPPPKRSQAPGSVVVVLGVVALAAAGVVARAGVGNPVVLIMLSTALWIGVLAVVVWRCIVIVGPTELAVLSGRPRKMADGSTVGYRLMRGGRMLRIPILESVDFMDLRARVEPIAPTGCYCKNGRVDVQAIATIRVDGAEPRSRNAVERFLGRSSEEIGEVARQTLEGTARAVVATLSVEELQENLYEVAERIRHQAEEDMDTLGMVIDGFKVLKIEPRD; encoded by the coding sequence ATGGTCTTTCGGGACGATCGCACGGCGATGCGAGCGCGCATGGAGGAGCTGGAGCAAGAGCTCGCCGAGGCGCGCGCGGCGCTGGCGAAACGAGAGTCGCCGCCCCCACCGAAACGCTCGCAAGCGCCAGGCAGCGTGGTGGTCGTCCTTGGCGTTGTCGCGCTGGCTGCGGCCGGAGTCGTCGCTCGCGCCGGGGTCGGGAACCCCGTCGTGCTGATCATGCTGAGCACGGCGTTGTGGATCGGGGTGTTGGCGGTCGTCGTTTGGCGCTGCATCGTGATCGTGGGACCCACCGAGCTCGCGGTGCTGTCGGGGCGCCCGCGAAAGATGGCCGACGGATCGACGGTCGGCTACCGCTTGATGCGCGGCGGACGGATGCTGCGGATCCCGATCCTGGAGAGCGTGGACTTCATGGATCTTCGAGCTCGCGTCGAACCGATCGCGCCGACGGGCTGCTACTGCAAGAATGGTCGCGTGGACGTGCAGGCGATCGCCACCATCCGCGTGGATGGGGCCGAGCCACGATCACGAAACGCCGTGGAACGGTTCTTGGGGCGCAGCTCCGAAGAGATCGGCGAAGTCGCGCGCCAAACCCTCGAAGGTACCGCGCGGGCAGTCGTCGCTACGCTGAGCGTGGAGGAGCTGCAGGAGAATCTCTACGAAGTGGCGGAGCGCATCAGACACCAGGCCGAGGAAGACATGGACACCCTCGGCATGGTGATCGATGGCTTCAAAGTCCTGAAGATCGAGCCGCGCGACTGA
- a CDS encoding SUMF1/EgtB/PvdO family nonheme iron enzyme produces MRRLDQLWFALPLLILATAHCASESAEADAKACVPGDSKACTGPGPCSGHQVCTADGSGFAPCQCGGGTGGGAASDAGDSGSSVCPKGLPGPELVEVKAPNGMPYCVDATEVTFQQYDAFVAANVDTSGQGGYCTSNLLTYYGPCIKLVSVRPPNAPAVCVDWCDAELYCKWAGKRLCGAIGGGAATFSDIDNASNSQWFNACSAGGTKKYAYGDALVEACDPYPDAWGFDVMSLPECGGGFHGLYGMSSNVLEWEDACEPEASGSRCIVRGRGIHAECRQVGDFIFRTEHSPGIGFRCCHDGVGAEE; encoded by the coding sequence ATGCGACGGCTGGATCAGCTTTGGTTTGCTCTGCCTCTGCTGATCCTCGCGACCGCGCACTGCGCATCAGAGAGCGCCGAGGCTGACGCCAAGGCTTGCGTCCCTGGTGATAGCAAAGCATGCACGGGGCCTGGGCCGTGCAGTGGTCATCAGGTGTGCACAGCCGACGGCAGCGGGTTTGCGCCTTGTCAATGTGGCGGCGGCACGGGTGGTGGGGCTGCCTCTGACGCTGGGGATAGTGGATCCAGCGTGTGTCCGAAGGGCTTACCCGGGCCCGAACTCGTGGAGGTCAAGGCGCCTAATGGAATGCCGTATTGCGTCGACGCTACCGAGGTGACGTTTCAGCAGTACGACGCATTCGTTGCAGCCAACGTGGATACCTCAGGGCAAGGGGGCTACTGCACTTCAAACCTCCTCACCTACTACGGCCCCTGCATCAAGCTGGTGTCCGTAAGGCCGCCAAACGCGCCAGCCGTCTGCGTCGATTGGTGCGACGCGGAGCTCTACTGCAAGTGGGCTGGCAAGCGCCTGTGTGGCGCAATTGGCGGGGGCGCCGCCACCTTCTCCGATATCGACAACGCTTCAAACAGCCAGTGGTTCAACGCTTGCAGTGCGGGCGGGACAAAGAAGTACGCCTACGGCGACGCGCTCGTTGAGGCGTGCGATCCGTATCCGGATGCCTGGGGCTTCGACGTGATGTCGCTGCCGGAATGCGGCGGTGGATTCCATGGGCTGTACGGGATGTCGAGCAACGTCCTGGAGTGGGAGGATGCGTGCGAACCCGAAGCAAGCGGGTCCCGCTGCATCGTTCGAGGCCGCGGGATTCACGCAGAGTGCCGCCAGGTGGGCGATTTCATCTTCAGGACTGAGCACAGTCCAGGAATCGGGTTTCGCTGCTGTCACGATGGTGTTGGAGCTGAGGAATGA
- a CDS encoding nucleotidyl transferase AbiEii/AbiGii toxin family protein, with amino-acid sequence MLTREQLQRAASDTGFPVDSLDKVWTLVRLLNLLAAHPFLGPRLALKGGTALNLFVSQLPRLSVDVDVNYVGAADREAMTADRPKVDRALLQVASRLGLTVKRAPDEHAGGKWRLSYRSALGRPAIIEIDVNFMLRVPLWDVAPHDSWEFLGDRAKFNLLDVHELAAGKLAALLARSASRDLFDARELLLRDNLVGQKLRLAFVVYGGINRVDWRTVSAANANTTVEDVKQQLLPTLRQDIRPNDGEVERWTSELVGDTRTLLSKVLPLNPPELRFLQRLNDHGEIEPELLTSESDLQSRIRRNPGLSWKAFNVKKHVEL; translated from the coding sequence ATGCTCACGCGCGAACAACTCCAGCGAGCGGCCAGCGACACGGGTTTCCCCGTCGATTCCCTGGACAAGGTGTGGACGTTGGTGCGGTTGTTGAACCTGCTGGCTGCGCACCCCTTCTTGGGGCCACGCCTCGCGCTCAAAGGTGGGACAGCACTCAACCTTTTCGTCTCGCAGCTTCCGCGCTTGTCCGTTGACGTCGACGTCAACTACGTCGGTGCGGCCGATCGTGAAGCGATGACGGCGGACCGCCCGAAGGTCGACCGTGCGCTCTTGCAGGTCGCCTCCCGCCTTGGTCTCACCGTGAAGCGTGCGCCCGACGAGCACGCCGGGGGCAAGTGGCGGCTGTCGTATCGCTCCGCACTTGGGCGGCCAGCAATCATCGAGATAGATGTCAACTTCATGCTCCGTGTTCCCTTGTGGGACGTGGCGCCGCACGACTCGTGGGAGTTCCTCGGTGACCGAGCAAAGTTCAACTTGCTCGATGTGCATGAGCTGGCCGCAGGAAAGCTCGCTGCGTTGTTGGCCCGCAGCGCGAGTCGCGACCTATTCGATGCGCGCGAGCTACTACTTCGTGACAACCTCGTTGGGCAGAAGCTTCGCCTTGCGTTCGTAGTCTACGGCGGGATCAACCGGGTAGACTGGCGGACCGTGTCCGCTGCCAACGCCAACACGACTGTCGAAGACGTGAAGCAACAGTTGCTGCCCACGCTACGCCAGGACATCCGACCAAACGATGGCGAGGTCGAGCGCTGGACCTCTGAACTGGTCGGCGACACACGCACGCTGCTGAGCAAGGTCCTCCCTTTGAACCCACCCGAACTCCGCTTCCTGCAGCGCCTCAACGACCATGGAGAAATCGAGCCGGAGCTACTCACCAGCGAGTCCGATCTCCAGAGTCGCATCAGGAGAAACCCCGGGCTATCGTGGAAGGCGTTCAACGTGAAGAAGCACGTTGAGCTGTGA